The following proteins come from a genomic window of Lycium ferocissimum isolate CSIRO_LF1 chromosome 4, AGI_CSIRO_Lferr_CH_V1, whole genome shotgun sequence:
- the LOC132052869 gene encoding metal tolerance protein B, with product MEQQEDSKSEIKQLLGAKCNGHQVHFSCNPICSFSEQEHSMLDSRQRSKSTMKLCGLIIFYVMVMAVETIGGVKAHSLAVLTDAAHLLSDVVGFSISLFAVWVSGWDATKEHSFGYHRLEVLGALISVQLIWLISGFLIYEAIQRMFQTNAKVDGKLMFAIAAFGLVINFISVVWLGHDHSLHSHSFSPCKDHDHDHDHDHEMQKMHPRNEEESLKLVAASPSCSKHSNINIEGAYLHVISDLIQSVGVMIAGAIMWYKPEWLVVDLLCTIFFSIFALSTTVPMLKTIFSLLMERTPKGVDIVQLENGLKSLAGVKDVHDLHVWAITIGKNVLSCHVVVEQGFDQYEIIQKVREYCDTTYSIHHVTVQVEPGSL from the coding sequence ATGGAGCAACAGGAGGATTCCAAGTCTGAAATAAAGCAGTTGCTGGGAGCTAAATGTAATGGCCATCAAGTTCATTTTTCTTGCAATCCAATTTGCTCATTCTCGGAGCAAGAACATAGTATGTTGGATTCGAGACAAAGGTCAAAGTCGACTATGAAACTTTGTGGACTCATAATCTTCTATGTAATGGTCATGGCAGTGGAGACCATTGGCGGGGTAAAAGCCCACAGCCTCGCGGTTCTAACTGACGCAGCTCACTTGCTTAGTGACGTTGTTGGATTTTCTATTTCTCTTTTTGCTGTTTGGGTGTCCGGCTGGGATGCGACCAAAGAACACTCTTTTGGATACCACCGACTTGAAGTTTTAGGAGCCCTTATTTCTGTACAGCTGATATGGCTCATCTCCGGTTTTTTGATTTATGAAGCAATTCAAAGAATGTTTCAAACAAACGCCAAAGTGGACGGGAAGCTTATGTTTGCTATTGCTGCATTTGGTCTCGTTATAAACTTCATCTCAGTTGTTTGGCTTGGCCATGATCATTCTCTCCATAGCCATTCATTTAGTCCATGCAAGGATCACGATCACGATCATGATCATGATCATGAAATGCAAAAAATGCATCCAAGAAATGAAGAAGAGAGCTTGAAACTGGTAGCAGCATCCCCTAGTTGCAGCAAACATTCAAACATAAATATCGAAGGGGCTTACCTGCATGTGATATCTGATTTGATACAATCTGTTGGAGTGATGATTGCTGGGGCTATTATGTGGTACAAACCAGAATGGTTGGTGGTTGATCTTCTATGTACTATTTTTTTCTCTATCTTTGCTCTTAGTACTACGGTACCCATGCTTAAAACTATCTTCTCCTTATTGATGGAGAGGACACCAAAGGGAGTTGATATTGTTCAACTCGAGAATGGCCTAAAATCTTTAGCAGGAGTTAAGGATGTTCATGACCTGCATGTTTGGGCTATCACTATAGGAAAAAATGTTTTGTCCTGTCATGTTGTAGTCGAACAAGGATTTGACCAGTATGAAATTATTCAGAAGGTTAGGGAATATTGTGACACGACATACAGTATTCATCATGTAACCGTACAAGTTGAACCAGGTTCATTGTAG